In Gemmata obscuriglobus, a single genomic region encodes these proteins:
- the gcvPA gene encoding aminomethyl-transferring glycine dehydrogenase subunit GcvPA, with protein MSYVLNTPDDQKAMLAAIGVSSVEELFANIPPELRLPRELNVPAAMSEMELQAHLSRVLAKNKAAGDLVCFLGGGAYDHFIPSVVDVVAGRSEFYTAYTPYQAEASQGTLQAVFEYQSLMCELTGLGLANASLYEGGSSVVEAALMALGITKRTEILIADSVHPEYRQTLATYAATLNCTVRTIACPDGVLNPADVLAAVSDKTACVIAQSPNFFGHIEDMKAIGAAAHKTGALFVASFDPVSQGLLKKPAEYGADIAVAEGQGLGVPLQYGGPYLGILACHDEMAYRRKIPGRIVGETTDRNGKRSWVLTLQPREQHIAREKATSNICSNQGLLALRAAVYLSAVGPQGLKETAELCVRKAHYAAEQLTKVPGVSLRFQAPFVKEFTLKVPGDPAAVLAKLRAAGYHAGLPLGRWYPGLADCVSVAVTEKRTKAEIDGLAEALKASI; from the coding sequence GTGTCTTACGTGCTGAACACCCCGGACGATCAGAAGGCGATGCTGGCCGCGATCGGGGTTTCGTCGGTCGAGGAGCTGTTCGCCAACATCCCGCCGGAGCTGCGCCTCCCGCGCGAGCTGAACGTCCCGGCCGCGATGTCGGAGATGGAACTCCAGGCGCACCTGTCGCGGGTCCTCGCCAAGAACAAGGCCGCGGGCGATCTGGTGTGCTTCCTCGGCGGCGGCGCGTACGACCACTTCATCCCGTCCGTTGTCGATGTGGTCGCGGGGCGGAGCGAGTTCTACACCGCGTACACGCCGTACCAGGCCGAAGCCAGCCAGGGCACCCTCCAGGCGGTCTTCGAGTACCAGTCGCTGATGTGCGAACTCACCGGCCTCGGGCTCGCCAACGCGAGCCTCTACGAGGGCGGGTCGAGCGTCGTGGAAGCGGCGTTGATGGCGCTCGGGATCACCAAGCGCACGGAGATCCTGATCGCGGACAGCGTCCACCCCGAGTACCGGCAGACGCTGGCGACCTACGCCGCCACGCTCAACTGCACCGTCCGCACGATCGCGTGCCCGGACGGGGTGCTGAACCCCGCCGACGTGCTGGCCGCGGTGAGCGACAAGACCGCGTGCGTGATCGCTCAGTCGCCGAACTTCTTCGGGCACATCGAAGACATGAAGGCGATCGGCGCCGCCGCGCACAAGACGGGCGCGCTGTTCGTCGCGAGCTTCGATCCGGTTTCGCAGGGGCTGCTGAAGAAGCCGGCGGAGTACGGCGCCGACATCGCGGTGGCCGAAGGACAGGGGCTGGGCGTGCCGCTCCAGTACGGCGGGCCGTACCTGGGCATCCTCGCGTGCCACGACGAGATGGCGTACCGGCGGAAGATCCCCGGGCGCATCGTCGGCGAGACCACCGACCGCAACGGGAAGCGCTCCTGGGTGCTGACGCTCCAGCCGCGCGAGCAGCACATCGCGCGTGAGAAGGCGACGAGCAACATTTGCAGCAACCAGGGGCTCCTGGCGCTGCGGGCGGCGGTGTACCTGAGCGCCGTCGGCCCGCAGGGGCTCAAGGAGACCGCCGAGCTGTGCGTGCGGAAGGCGCACTACGCCGCGGAGCAACTGACGAAGGTCCCGGGCGTGTCGCTCCGCTTCCAGGCGCCGTTCGTGAAAGAGTTCACGCTGAAGGTGCCGGGCGACCCGGCGGCCGTGCTGGCGAAGCTCCGCGCCGCCGGCTACCACGCTGGGCTGCCGCTGGGCCGGTGGTATCCTGGGTTGGCCGACTGCGTCTCCGTGGCAGTGACCGAGAAGCGGACGAAGGCCGAAATCGACGGACTCGCGGAGGCGCTGAAGGCGAGCATTTAG
- a CDS encoding DUF4058 family protein: MPSPFPGMDPWLERPMVFPDVHHGLITYLKAAIFAALPPGYTVSTSNRVWVDIEPDVIVVGPDPAPGDGAHLAATMSAAGLLAIKADEVLSDPIEEPYLAIVSGEGDRLVTAVEVLSLANKRAEDRGRTSYRHKQNEYRLSNVNVVEIDLLRGGPHTTAVPLPRLRAVAPNCDYHISVMVAGSPRHYFVAPITLADRLPHVPIPLDSGVEPVTIDLQAVFDRCYDEGGFARRVKYAKQQPEPSLTREQQAWAEDLLRTKGLLP, translated from the coding sequence ATGCCGTCGCCGTTCCCCGGAATGGACCCGTGGCTGGAGCGCCCAATGGTGTTCCCGGACGTTCATCACGGGCTCATTACCTATTTGAAGGCGGCAATCTTCGCGGCGCTCCCGCCCGGCTACACCGTTTCCACTTCCAACCGCGTGTGGGTGGATATCGAGCCGGATGTCATCGTTGTTGGTCCCGATCCGGCGCCGGGTGACGGGGCGCACCTGGCGGCCACGATGTCAGCCGCCGGGCTACTTGCGATCAAAGCAGATGAGGTGCTCTCGGACCCGATTGAGGAGCCGTACCTGGCGATCGTCTCCGGCGAGGGCGACCGGTTGGTGACGGCGGTCGAGGTGCTGAGCTTGGCGAACAAGCGGGCCGAGGACCGCGGGCGGACCTCGTACCGGCACAAGCAGAACGAGTATCGGCTTTCGAACGTGAACGTGGTGGAGATCGACCTGTTGCGCGGCGGCCCGCACACGACGGCGGTTCCGCTCCCCCGGTTGCGAGCGGTAGCCCCCAACTGCGATTACCACATCAGCGTGATGGTGGCTGGCTCGCCAAGGCACTACTTCGTCGCGCCGATCACGTTGGCCGATCGGTTGCCACATGTACCGATTCCGCTCGACTCCGGGGTGGAACCGGTCACCATCGATTTGCAAGCGGTGTTTGACCGGTGTTACGACGAGGGCGGGTTCGCGCGCCGCGTGAAGTACGCCAAACAGCAACCGGAGCCGTCGTTGACGCGCGAGCAGCAGGCGTGGGCGGAAGACCTCCTCCGCACGAAGGGGCTGCTGCCGTGA
- a CDS encoding DUF4058 family protein, translating into MPSPFPGMDPWLEGEEVFPDLHHTLITYLRDVVNAALPPGYVATTANRVWVDDELRREPDVALFGRDRGSNGGDGIAVALEGLVAIGQRLSPEPIEEPYLEIVSAKGRRLVTAVEVISLTNKKAGEQGRKTYQDKQHEYALSGVHLVEIDLLRRGPHVTATPLRELHKRLGTFDYHVSVVVGGVVPSHFAVGVKLADRLPAFEIPLDRDVPPVRVDLQPLLDRCYDSGKYAVLANYREPCDPPLAPEQQAWAEDVIRARGLLP; encoded by the coding sequence ATGCCATCGCCGTTTCCGGGAATGGACCCGTGGCTTGAAGGCGAGGAGGTGTTCCCAGACCTCCACCACACGTTGATCACGTACCTTCGCGACGTCGTGAACGCGGCGCTGCCTCCAGGTTACGTTGCGACGACAGCTAACCGCGTGTGGGTAGACGACGAGCTGCGCCGCGAGCCGGACGTGGCCCTGTTCGGCCGGGACCGCGGTTCGAACGGCGGTGATGGAATCGCGGTCGCCCTGGAGGGACTGGTTGCGATCGGCCAGCGCCTCTCCCCGGAGCCGATCGAGGAGCCTTACCTGGAAATCGTGTCCGCAAAGGGCCGGCGGCTCGTCACCGCGGTCGAGGTGATCAGCCTGACGAACAAAAAAGCCGGTGAGCAGGGGCGGAAGACATACCAGGACAAGCAGCACGAATACGCACTCTCAGGCGTGCATCTGGTAGAAATCGACCTGCTCCGTCGCGGCCCGCACGTGACCGCGACGCCGCTCCGGGAACTGCACAAGCGACTCGGAACCTTCGACTACCACGTGAGCGTGGTGGTCGGCGGGGTGGTGCCGTCGCACTTCGCGGTGGGCGTCAAGCTGGCGGACCGGTTGCCGGCGTTCGAGATCCCGCTGGACCGCGACGTGCCACCGGTCCGGGTGGACCTCCAACCGCTCCTCGACCGCTGTTACGACAGCGGTAAGTATGCGGTGCTGGCGAACTATCGCGAGCCGTGCGATCCGCCGCTAGCGCCCGAGCAGCAGGCGTGGGCGGAAGACGTCATCCGCGCGCGGGGACTGCTGCCGTGA
- a CDS encoding TIGR02996 domain-containing protein, whose protein sequence is MSEDEAFIRAIVDSPGDDTPRLVYADWLDDRADPRGPYLRAEREAVETGDIARLRELAAGLDPVWIARVSMPPVGVCVEHVELERRGPTVSRADIAAIESTISASFPPDYVAFLLNYNGGEVPAFPRVQTAEGEITRVFESGWVFASCGQVKRYQLRPDGFDLLSGQGAGHLLPLIEPVESWLTRHVVIGRGPDVIDWMFLGVDGADRGKLHFLDTSTEIEAGVRHAMNKPPRATSLAEFLASLSDPGWLGLVPGNELPPAEIRGGNEIPF, encoded by the coding sequence GTGAGCGAGGACGAGGCGTTTATCCGGGCGATCGTGGACAGCCCTGGGGATGACACCCCGCGGCTGGTGTACGCCGACTGGCTCGACGACCGCGCCGACCCGCGGGGGCCGTACCTCCGCGCCGAGCGCGAGGCCGTTGAGACGGGCGACATCGCGCGGCTGCGCGAACTCGCGGCGGGGCTCGATCCGGTGTGGATAGCTCGCGTGAGTATGCCGCCGGTCGGGGTGTGCGTTGAGCACGTTGAACTGGAAAGGCGCGGGCCAACCGTGTCTCGTGCCGACATTGCTGCCATAGAGAGCACAATCAGCGCCAGTTTTCCACCGGATTACGTTGCGTTCTTACTGAACTACAACGGCGGCGAAGTACCTGCTTTTCCGCGCGTTCAGACTGCCGAAGGTGAAATCACCCGCGTATTCGAGTCCGGTTGGGTATTTGCTTCTTGCGGGCAGGTAAAGCGGTACCAGTTACGCCCGGATGGTTTTGATTTGCTCAGTGGGCAAGGCGCCGGACATCTGCTGCCACTCATTGAACCCGTTGAAAGCTGGCTTACACGCCACGTCGTCATCGGTCGCGGTCCGGATGTAATTGACTGGATGTTCCTTGGCGTTGATGGCGCGGATCGCGGGAAGCTTCACTTTCTCGACACGAGCACCGAGATCGAAGCTGGCGTTCGGCATGCGATGAATAAGCCGCCAAGGGCAACGAGCCTCGCGGAGTTTCTTGCGTCGCTTTCTGATCCCGGTTGGTTAGGTTTGGTTCCAGGAAATGAACTCCCGCCAGCGGAAATACGCGGCGGCAATGAGATTCCGTTCTGA